In the genome of Arthrobacter alpinus, the window GGACTGACAATCATCACCGCGGCGACGCAGGGAGGACCTGCCGGATTCACCTGCCAATCTTTCGCCTCACTCTCACTGGATCCGGCGTTGGTGACGTTCAGCCCGGCCCGTACATCCTCCACCTGGCCGCTCTTGCGTGCTGCGGGACGCTTCACGATCAACATCCTGCCCGCCGAGCACCAGCACCTCTCGGCACAGTTTGCGCGGTCAGGTGCCGACAAGTTCGCCGGCGTGGAGTACACCAATTCACCCTTGGGAAACCCCATCTTGGACCAGGCGTTGGCCTGGGTGGACTGCGAGCTTCACCAGGAGTACGACGGCGGAGACCACACCATAGTTGTGGGGTCCGTGCGCGCCCTGGAAGCAAGGTCAGAGGCCGAGCCTTTGCTCTTTTACAAGGGAGCGTATGCCGGCGTCGCACCGGTTCCTGTCCTGATAGGCACCAACGCATGATCTGCACTAGACAGGTTCGCTGCGCATGAACCCGTCTAGTGCAGAACGGCCGGGTCCTGTTTCGTATCCTTGGCGGGGAGCCAGAAAAGGAAACTAATCAGGGCCACGGCGGTTGCCATGAGGAAGGCCGGGCCGTAGGAGAAAGCATCCACAAGGAATCCGGCAGCGATGGGTCCGATGATGGCGCCCAGGTCTGAGCTCATCTGGAATGTGGCCAGCACCTTGCCGCCGGAGCGTTCGTTGCCAATGATGTCGGCCACGGTGGCCTGCTGTGCGGGGCCCATGAGTCCGCTGCCCAAGCCCGCGATCGCGGAGACCAGGAAGAACCAGAACTCGGTGCCTGTGAACCCCAGGGCGCCCATTGCAAGGCCGTTCACAGCCAGGCCGGCCAAGATCATGGGCTTGCGGCCCCAGGTGTCGGTCAGCCGGCCCGAGAAGGTCAGCGCCACACCGGTGCCAATGGCAAACACGGCCAGGGAGATGCCGGCAACCTCGGGGCCTGCGCCAAGGGCCGCCGTGGCGAACAAGGGCACAAGCGCCATGCGGATGCCGAAGGCTGACCAGCCGTTGGCGAATCCGGATGTCAGAACAGCGCGGTAGGCCGGCAGCACCAGAGCCGTCCGCAGCGGCAGAACTTCCTTGGCTGCCGCCCTTCGTGCATGGGAGGGGACAACGGCCGGGAGCATGGTCGCCACTAGGACCGCCACCAGCACCAGCGCAGCGGCGTAGACCAGGAACGGCAGGTGAAGGCCAAGACCGGCCAACAATCCGCCCACGGCAGGGCCGGCAATGTTGCCCAGCAAGAATGATCCGGAGTACAAACTGGAAACCCGGCCCCTCGCCAGTGGGGGAGCCAGCCGGATGAGCAAGCCCATGGCTGCCACCGTGAACATGGTGGAACCGATGCCGCCAAGTCCGCGGTACACCAAGAGCTGCCAGTAGTTTTGTGCAAAGGCACACGCCGCGGAGGACACGGCAACAATCAGGATTCCCACAATATAGGTGCGACGCTCTCCCATGCGTTCAACGAGCCAGCCACTCAGAGGGGCAAAGACCAGGCGCGTGAAAGCAAAGGCGCTCACCACCACGGCAGCGGCTGTGACGCTGACATCAAAACTTTGGGCGAATTGCGGCAGCACGGGGGCCACAATGCCGAAGCCGATCGCGATCATGAAGGCGGCCGCAACGAGCACCTTGATCTCGCGGGGAAGTTTCACCGGAGCTGGCTTTGCGGAATTGGGGGAAGGGGAGCTGATCATTCTCATCAGCTAAGAGTTTGTCACAGGGTGGCTGAAACTGGCGTGTTGTGGGCACCATGAGAGACTGGGTGAGTGAACGATCTTCTCCCCATCATCCTGTCCATTGTTGTTGGGCTCGCCGTCATTGGCGGGCTCATCCCCGTCTTCCTGAAGGCACGCCGCAACAGCCAGAACTACACCGGCCCCCGCGATGCCAACGACCCGGCACCGTTGGATGCCGCCGACGCCCAAGGCGACACGCTGGTCGCCGATCGCCCGGATACCCAGGCTCCGGCGTCGGACCTTGAAACGGAACTGCTTGAGCCAGAAGCCCCGGCTGCCCCGTCGCTGGAGACTCCACTGCCCGTTGAAGGCCGTCTGGTTCGGCTGCGTGCGCGCCTGTCGAAGTCAAACAACGCGCTGGGCAAGGGCCTGCTGGCACTTCTTTCACGCGACACCATCGATGAAAACGTGTGGGAAGAGGTCGAGGAAACGCTGCTGCTGGCTGACATCGGCACGGATTCCACGATGGAGTTGGTGGATACCCTGCGCGACCGCGTGAAGGTTTTGGGCGTGCGCAGCCCCGAGCACGTGCAGGCGATGCTGCGCGAGGAGCTCATCAAGCTCGTTGATCCGACCATGGATCGCAGCCTGAACATTGACCGTCACGACGGCCGCCCCGCCGTACTCATGGTGGTCGGCGTCAATGGTGTCGGCAAGACCACCACAGTTGGCAAGCTTGCCCGTGTCCTGGTCGCCGAGGAGAAGGACGTGCTGCTGGGTGCCGCGGATACTTTCCGCGCCGCGGCTGCCGAGCAGCTGGCCACGTGGGGTGCCCGCGTGGGCGTTCCCACCGTGAAGTCCGACGTCGATGGTGCAGACCCGGCCTCTGTTGCGTTTGAGGCGGTGAAGGCTGGCATCGACCAGGAGGTTGATGTTGTCATGATCGACACCGCAGGACGCCTTCAGAACAAGGTTGGCCTGATGGACGAGCTGGGCAAGGTCAAGCGCGTCATTGAAAAGCAGGCCACGGTTGATGAGGTGCTGTTGGTGCTTGATGCCACCACGGGCCAGAACGGTCTGACGCAGGCAAAGGTTTTTGCAGAGGTCGTCAACATCACCGGTATTGTGCTGACCAAGCTGGACGGCACGGCCAAGGGTGGGATCGTTGTTGCCATCCAGAAGACGCTGGGCGTTCCCGTGAAGCTGGTGGGCCTGGGTGAAGGTGCCGATGATTTGGCTCCCTTCGACGCAGAGAACTTCGTGGACGCCCTCTTGAGCTAAGCGCCACTGATCGGATGCAACAAAGGAGGGTGCCCGCTTTGGCGGGCACCCTCCTTTGTGTCTTGTGTCTATCCCATTGCGGCCGTTACGGCCGACGTCCGGCAACGAGGATTGAAACGAGCATGGGTAGCAGCGGCAGGCACAGTGCCGTGAGGAAAGTCGGTCCGAGCATGCGGAAATAAATGTCAACTTCACCTTGGCTAAACATGACGTTCCAGAACAACAGCCAGGCTGCAACGACCATGATTGTTGAGGTACGCCCCAGAGCCACAGCCACGAGCCCCACGTTTCTGCGCAGGGCCACCGCCACACCCAGCACGAGAACCAGCAGTTGGAGTCCGAACGCGGCAATGGGGGCCGAACCCAGGCCCCACAGAATCTTCGACACCACAGAGACACGAGTGTCCTGGGAGTACTCTGCCTGGCCGCTTTCCTGAGTGTGGTGACCCAAATAGTTCATTTGCGGTCGAACCAGGGCCAGAACCCCACGTTCTGACAGGCTCACCAAGCGCTCCGGGTGGGTCAGGTAAAAGCCAGCCAATTTCAGGTTGGCAACCTCAGTTGTGAACTGCTCGAAGTTCGGATTGTTGACCCCAGAATCGGCCGTTCCATAACTGGTCCCGGCGTACCGGGCAAAATCAGCGCCTACCCCAAACCACGCCAAATCCCCTTCAGGGTTGGGGCTGTAAGCCAAAACCTCCGCGAAGACTGCGTTGTACAGCTGTGCTTCACGGTCTTTGTGCGCAGTGGCGCCCAAGGCCAGGGCAGCTCCGGCGGTTAGTACAACAATCACCATGGTTGCGGCAATGCGCCGGATGAACCGGTATTTGCCGGTGGCCTCGAGGGTAGTTGAAGCGCCCACGCGAGTACGGGATGGACGCCACCAGAGGGCCAGCGCCAGCGCTGGCAGAATCGCCACTGTTTGCGGATCCGCTGTAAATACACAGAGGGCGGCCACAGCCACGCCTACGAGACCTGGGATGGTCACCGTGTCGCGGCGCCAAAGAAATAGCAGTGAGACAAACAACCCGAAGAGCCCCAGAAAAAGAGCTGCTTGGGGGTATGGGGAAACGAAAAAGACGGCAAAGCTACTGTCTGAGACGACAGCGGTCATTCCAGCAGCTGCCAAGAGGCGGAACGGCAAGCGGCCAGGGCAGGCCACAACAAAACCAGCCAACAACAGTCCAAACACTGCGGCGCTGACAACGGCAATTGCGCGGGTGTCCAAACCATCGCCCCACCCCAGCACCGGCGTCAGGAGCTGGCCCAGCCACGCCAGAAGATGCGGCGAGGAGAACCAGTACAGCGAGTCACTATTTGCCGGACAGGCCTCTCCAACCCAGCTGTGAGGAACCCACTGCGGGAAGATGAACTGGGTGAACTCTTGGTAGCTCCAAGGGCGGACATTGCTGAGTCCCAGCCGGCACATCATCATGAACCCGTCGCCACGGTCTGCGACGCCAACGGTGGAGGGCAGCAGCAGCCGAACGAGGACCACCGTGGCCGCCATGATTCCTGCAACGGCCGCGGCGAGGCCGTGATGTTGAATCCTACGAACGGGGCTGCCCGGGCTGAAAGTGGTCCCAAACCACCGGAATGCAAGGCTGGCATAGCGCTGGCGAGTGGGTTTCTCTGCGACTGCCACAGAAGCGTTTCCAGGATTGGCCGCGGGTTGATTACCGGTTTCGGGACCATCGCCAATTGTGGAAGACGGCCCATCATTTTCAGCTGATGCGCTACTGCCAGCTGCGGAAGTTTCAATCATGGAGCAAGGTGCCCTTCAAAGTCTTGGAGTCTTTCGATCGAACGGCGCATCGAAGCGTTGACATTCCATTTCCCGGCACAACGATTCCGGTAACCGCTACGCCTTCCGGGATGGGGGCGGGAGCAAAGAATTCTTCGGCAAATGGTGTGCACTTGCCCAGAACCTCAGCTTCGGGGGGATTGCTGTTGTTGATGTTCAGCCAAGCGTTGATATCTTCGCCAACATGTGGTTCCGAACACAAGACGACCGTCAGGCTGGGTTCCTTTGACGGTTCTGGAAAAGGCGCGTCCGGGTAGCATGTGCGCAGCCGAGCCGAGGCAGGCGTTGCCATCACGTCCTGGAGTGAGCCAGTGAGCAATACAGGTTCGTCACTGCCGGGGCTCTTGACCACAAGATCGCACCGAACCGTCCGGTCTCCAGCACTCCAAGCGGTTGTTTCTGGAAAGTAGGCTGTGATTCCAAGAGCAGAACTTGTGTCACGGTCCCGTGCACCCAGATAATCGCGCAGCATCTCAACGGTGCAGTATTGACTCGTTACCGCTGCCAAACGTGATGAGTTTGGGCGGGAATCGCTGGCGGCCAGACTGCCCAGCAATTTAGCAATCCGAAACGTCTCGCTGGTGTGATCCGAGGTGCAGGGGACTGCCGGCTTAGTGTCACTCACGGCCTCGTTTTCCTCAGGCGTCGTGAGGAGGTGACATGAAGACACCTCAACGTTCGTTGCGGCAGGGCGTTCAACGGGCAAGGTGCCACAGGCGGAAGTAACCAGCACAATCCCCAAGGTCGCCGCTAGTCGAAAACGTGCACGGATCATCCTCGTGACTGCTTGGCTGACTTGCGCGCAGACATGACCAGCACAATGAAGGCGCCCACGAAACCGATAATCACGACGATCGAACCCAGGTAATGATGCATGAGGTCAAACCCGGTCTGCCCCCACCAGACGAGACCGAAAACGATCATGAGAAAACGGAGAACATTGCAGGCGGCTACGATGATTAGGCTCACGATGAGCGCACGGACCAGCGAGCCGCGTTGGCAACGCCCTGACAATAGAATCAGTCCTGCCGCTGCCAGCAGAGGCACCCACAGCACGGCTGTTGAACAAAGTGCCGTGATATTCAATCCATAGGGAACGTTGTCGCCCATTCGGAACACCACCATGCTGGCAACGCTGTAAACGCTTGTATCGGAGAACAACTGCAGCGTCCCGGCAAAGGCGCGGGCCTCAAGTGTGCGGAGCTGATCCTGAAACATGATCAAGGCTGCAGCGCCGGCAAACAGCATGAGGGCGGGGAAGCCGTGCGGCCGTGGAGCCCTGATCGCTGCGTTCGTTGGCGGGTTCGAAGCGTTTGGCACAGGGACGTGCGCGGGAGTCGTCGTCATTAGGCTTCCTTTGCCAGTAGCTGGGCGTCAGATTCATTGTTTCGGCGGGTCTTGGCCCAGCCATTGCGGCCCGTAAGCATACGGAAACCGGCCCGCAGAACACACACGTAGCTTTGGTACATGTACAGCCAGTAGCCAACGCCCCAGACCAGACCCATGAAAAAGTTGCGGCCAGGTTCTGCTTGGCGGCGGTAGATTGGCCCCCACAATGCGAACGGGACAACACCGGTCAAGAGAATGAGGGGGATGAGCCACCAGGCTTGACTCAGCCACAGGGCGACGCTGCCCGCCGTGACGGCACCGCTACCAATCATCGACAGGAAAAGGGTCGGCCACAGGAACAGGCCAATGAGCTGAACATAGGGAATCAGCAGGAAATAACTGGATTCCAGCGCCCCAAGGTTGGTGAAGTGGGGAGAAACGAAGATGTTCTTGAGGTAACGGCTGCACTGCATGCCGCCTTGGCACCAGCGAGTACGTTGGGTCAGCAGGCGTCGTACCGAGGGCAGGGCTTCCTGCGAGACATGGGTGTCGTGCATGTAGACGGTGTGGTGGCCGGCAAGCATGATGTGGATGGCGAGCTCATAGTCTTCCAGGAGCCCACCGTGCCAGGGGCGTTTGGCGATGTCGGCGACGGCATCCAGTGCCGAGAGCCGGGTGAACTGGCCATTTCCGCCAAGACCCACGGACAGTGTGTGTCGACGCAAGGACTGCATGGCAGCAATGGTGGTACGGAATTCTATGTCCTGCATACGCACAAGGTACCTGGCCATGGCTTGTTTCAGGCGGGAATTTCCGCTGGCCGGGTTGGGGTCATTGCGGTTGCGCATCCATACGGCGGCCTGCGCGGCGCCAACCGTCGGATCGCCAAACGCGAGTGAACCGGAGGCCTGCGCCAAAGCGTTGGGGGCCAGCTCTCCATCACCATCAACGACTGCCACGATGCAGCGGGTGCGGTCCGTGGTGGCCGGGAGCCAGGCATTGAGTGCCGCATATGCGGCGTTCAAGGCATCGCCCTTTCCTGTCCTGGCATTCGGGCGCCTGCGTTGGATCAGATGGATCTTGCTGTTTTCACGCGACATGGCCACGACAACCTCGGCGGTGCTATCTTCACTGTCATCGTCGATGACCCAGATGTGGGCACCCGGGAACTGGGTGACGAGGGATCTGACAGTGTTCTTGATGACCACTTCTTCATCTCGGCAGGGAATGAAGAAGTGCCAATCGAAGAGCGTTGGGTCACCTTCCGGATCCTGTTTTCTGGTCAGGAAGGGAACCAGCAGGATTGCGACGTACGCCAAGAAGGTAACCAATAGGACGAAGGCAAGTGCCTGGGCCGATTCAAAAAAAGACAATATGTCCCCAGAGCTAATGGATGCGGGTAGTGCGGACCCGGGCTTGTAACAAGCCCGGACCCGCACCGTCAATGCAAGGTGGTACTAACTAACGACGTCTTATTGGACGCTTTGCTTCTTCCGGCTGACAGAGCGCAGCAGAAAGAATCCAGCTACCAAGACCACTGCAGCAATGAGCAGGTACCAGCCCAGCGGGCCAGCTCCTGTAGCTGCTAGTGCTCCGGCGCCGGCAGCTGTTCCGCCGCCGCCAATTTTTGGTCCGTACATGTGTGATTGCTCCCTAGGCCATTGCCACGGTGCTGGCTGCACCGTTGCGACGGCGACGAACGACAAACATGCCCAACAGCACGATCAGACCGAGGCCACCAGCGATGGCCAGGCTGTCCTTGTTGACGACCGGAATCGCAGCGGTGGTCAGGTTCGGTCCAACGCTTGCCGAAGCCAGGTCAATTGTGGTCAAAGAACCATTGAGCAGGCTCAGCTGAAGTGCTGTCTGAGTGAACGTGCCTGCCGTGGTGCTTTGTACGTTGACCTTCAGTGCAGCAATGTTGCTCACTGCGGCACTCAACGGGGGTAGCAGTGAGGTGCTCAAGCCGGTCAGCAGGGGATTCAGAATTCCCTGTGCCGTGGCGAGAGCAGCGCGGGCGACGATGCCGAGCACACCCGCGGGGATTGCTGCACCAACACTTGTCAGGAGGTCATTTACGATTTTTGTAAGCTTGGCGACTACGGCCTGCGGCAGGTACTGCAACAGGTCGGTGCCGGCGGGCAAGGCATTGATGTTGGCAACTCCAGCAGCTGCGAGCAGCTCGGCTTCGGTGATGGCAATCTTGCCACTGGCCAAGGGGTTGGTGATGTCTACGCCAACGAGAGATACGGCGGCCAAGAGGGTGTTGATCGCCGGGTTAAGCGTGTTGGCAACACCTTGAATCACGGTTCCACCCACGGATGCGCTGACGCCGGCTACGTTGTACTGACCAACCGGGGCTGCGTCGACGTCCTGCTTTGCAGCCGCGGCTAGTACACCGACCTGGAGATCAATGTTGACGAGGTCGGCTCCACCCAGCAAACCGGCCGTGCCAACCATGACGCGAGCTGCCGGCAATGCCGGATCGCCTGCGACAGGAAGGTTTCCGGGCAGGGTGACCAGCGACGGTGCGCCGGATACCAGGCCGGAGAAGGCTTCAGAGGAGCCATCGTTGACGGCGTGGCCGTACTGGCCGACAGCGCCAAGCTGGATGATGCCATTGTTGCCAAGCAACGGAATGTTGCCAGCACCAACGTTAAGAATGCCCAGAGCGCTGAGGTCCAACGGCTGGTTGGCAACTACGTCTGCAGTCGTACCATCGTTGATGGCAGTTGCCGCACCGTTCTTGAGGTCAAGAGCGAAGTTCGGGTAGCTAAGAAGCGACCCGTTTAGCAGCTGGCCTGATCCCTGGCTGATGACGTCTCCGGGAGCGGCCTGTGCAGGCGCTCCCGCCAACATGCCAAGTGCCAGAGCGGCAACGGTTGCCGTTCCAACGGCGCCCGACCAAGCGCGCACAGTTTTAGTCTTGTTCATTTAGTGGTTCCCCTAATAATTTGACTTTCGAGTACCTCAAGTACCGCCAACCGAAGGCTTAAAGCAGCTCTTCGATCCCCCCAATGGAACCGATTATTTTGCGAATGATACCGACAAGTCATGTCCAAGGTTGGTAGTGGCGAAACGGAACATACCGAGCGTCTGTCAACATTAATTGCAATGAAAAAATACGGGGAAAATCAGATCTGACAGCGGTCAGTTGAATTTCCCGAGACCTTTATGTAATTGTTATGATTTCCTTTTTAGCGGTACTGCGTGCTTGCTATCACAAGGCAATCACAGTCAATATTCTCTCATCGGCAGTCGGAAAACCTGAGTGCCAGGCGGCTAAAATTGATTAGCCAAGTGGCTAAAATGTGGCGCTAATAATAGCCAGTTGGCTTTACCGGCAGCCTCGATTTAATTCGCTTCTGAGATTATCTGACTAACATTGGGACCGGTCACTTGGTTGGCTGTGTACAGAGCGGAGTTGGCATCAGTGATGGAATCTATGTGCCAGCCATGACATGGGCGCGTCACAGGACTCTGTTTGATTCGAGATAGGACGCTGGCGCGCTATTCTTGGAGAAGTAGGCTTCGGGGGAAATACGTTATCGCCTCCTTCCATGCACGTGTGCATGGTGGGTAGCCGGATGTCACGTACCAATGCAATCTCGACCAGCCGGGTGGATCGTAAAGATCGTCCAGGCTAGTCCGGTAAGCGGTTACGTATTAGCTGCATGGATAAGGGTTGGAAAATGAATGTCGGAACTATACAGACCGTAGCGACCCTGCAGATGGCAGTCGTCGGATGCGACTACGTCACGAATCTCGGCCTGTCCCAACTCTTGAACCGCGCCAATTACATCAATGTGTTGGCTTCCGTGCCCAGCTTGCCAGCTCTCAATTCGGTCATGGAAACATCTAACGTGGATCTGGTTCTCATTGATGCGGGCATTCCACTCATGGACTTGATGCACATTTGCCGGGAACTTGCCGCGGCGGAAACCTCGCCCACCGTGGTGGTGATGGGGGACCTGCCCTTTGAAGTTACCGAATCCCTCATCTTTGCCGGTGTTAGCGCAATCCTGAACAATGGCGTGGTTGCGGAAGATATTCCCACTGCTTTGCGCATGGCTCATCGAGGTGGCGCAGTGTTAGTCAACAAGGGCTCCCGTCTTGCCTTGATGGAGCGCAGCAACAGCTACGATATTGGCAATCGCGTTCGCTTTGACGGCCTCAATACTCGCGAACGAGCCGTGGCCCTCGGCGTTGCTGAAGGGAAGTCCAACGGACAATTGGCCTCGGAACTTCATGTCAGTGAAGCAACGGTGAAGCTTCTGGTTTCAAACGTCATGGGTAAGCTACGTGTTTCCAATCGAGTCCAGATCGCCGTTGTGGTCACCAAAGCCCGTCTCGTCTGAACAGTCGGCTGCATGCACCGCGTCTAGCGAGACTCGGCCGAAACATGCCTGTTACAAGAGCGTCGATTGTCCTTTACAAAGACCTTAAAAATGTAACGTGACGGAAATGATTCGGGTCTCACTTTGAAACACGCAGGACCCAACATTGTAAGAGTCCACATTGCACGGGCCCAAAGAAGCGGCCGGCAGTAACTCTCGCAAGGAAAGGCCAGAAGCTGATGAATACTGGCGATACAGCTTGGGTCCTAGCATCCGCATCTTTGGTGCTTCTGATGACCCCAGGACTAGCATTTTTTTACGGCGGCATGACCCGGGCAAAGGGTGTGCTGAACATGATGATGATGAGCTTCGGCGCCATCGCCGTGGTCGGCGTCCTCTGGGTCCTCTTTGGATACTCGGCAGCGTTCGGTAGCGACGTTGGCGGCGGACTCCTGGGCAACCCGTTCGAAAAGTTCGGTCTCCAGGGTGTTCTTGACACCTCAGACACCATGCCGCTGGTGGGAACCATCCCTGAGATTGCCTTCGTTGGCTTCCAGGCCGTGTTTGCCATCATCACCGTAGCCCTTATTACCGGTGCCATTGCAGACCGCGCCAAGTTCGGTGCCTGGATGCTCTTCGCCGCAATCTGGGTCACAGTTGTCTACTTCCCCGTAGCTCACTGGGTCTTCTCCTTTACCGAAGACGCGGAAGGCAACCCCACAGGTGGCTGGATCGGCCAGGGTTTGGGTGTTATTGACTTTGCCGGTGGTACTGCTGTTCACATCAATGCCGGTGCAGCAGCTCTGGCCCTGGCCCTGATCCTGGGTAAGCGCAAGGGCTTCGGCAAGGATTCGAGCCACCGTCCGCACAACCTTCCGTTCGTTATGCTCGGCGCCGGACTTCTCTGGTTTGGCTGGTTTGGTTTCAACGCCGGCTCCGCCCTGGGTGCCAACGCTGTCGCCGGCTACGCCTGGATCAACACGCTGGCCGCACCTGCCGCAGCAATCTTGGGCTGGCTCTTGGTTGAAAAGCTCCGTGATGGTCACGCCACTTCCCTCGGTGCCGCATCCGGTGCCGTAGCCGGCCTGGTAGCCATCACCCCCGCATGCTCGGCCTTGACCCCGGTTTGGTCCCTTGTCCTGGGCCTGATCGCCGGCGTTATCTGCGCACTGGCAGTTGGCTTGAAGTACCGTTTTGGAATTGACGATTCACTGGACGTTGTAGGTGTCCACCTTGTCGGCGGCATTGTCGGCACGCTGTTCATTGGGCTCGCGGCGGACGAAAACTCGCCGGCAGGTGGCCAGGGTCTTTTCTATGGTGGCGGATTCGAACTTCTGGGCAAGCAGGCTATCGGCGCATTCGCAGTTATGCTCTACTCCTTCGTGATCGCGTTCGTCATCGGTTGGATCATCAACAAGACCATGGGCTTCCGTATCTCGGACGAACATGAAGTAGATGGCATTGACGTCGCCATTCATGCAGAATCAGCTTATGACTTGGGCGGCCGCAACTCCGGTAGCTTCTCGCCCCTCCTTGAAAAACTCCCTACGGCTTCCGGGTCCAAGGAATCACGTAGCGTGGAAGCGAAGGTAGACGCATGAAACTAATTACGGCGATCATCCGCCCGGAACAACTGGACGATGTCCGCAACGCCTTGGAAAGCTACGGTGTTCAAGGACTCACAGTCAGCGGCGCGCACGGCTACGGCCGCCAACGCGGCCACACCGAGGTTTACCGCGGTGCCGAGTACACGGTGGACTTGCACCCGAAGATCCGGATCGAAGTCCTTGCCAGCGATGAGCAAGCTTACGATCTCATGGACATCATCGTTGCCAGCTCCAACACCGGTACCGCAGGTGATGGCAAGGTTTGGATGATCGAGGTTTACGAGGCAGTCCGGGTCCGGACCGGCGAACGCGGCGTAGCCGCCATCTAAGTAAATTCAGTGGGCCCACGCGCCCGTGGGTTTCCTGGCTGAGCTTGCGAGGTTGGGGAGGGTGCGGGGAACGACGGCGGCCGTTGGGTGAGTTTCAAAACTCACCCAACGGCCGCCGTCGTACTTGTGCCTGCTAGTCGCTGCTGGTGGTCCACTGCGCCGGACCCGTGGTACCGGCTGCGTATTCCTCCATGGGGACCTCATTTGCCTTCCATGCGGCAAATGCCGGCTCCACGATCCGCCAGCATTCCTCTGCGGTGTCGCCGCGAACGGAGAGGAGTGGATCCGCGCTGAGGACGCCGTCGAGCACTTCACCGTAGGGCAGAAGGGGGTCACTGGCCAGCTTTGCCTCCAGCTGAACGCGATCCAGCGTGAAAAGGTCGCCGGGGCCATTGACATCCAGGTCCAGGGTGAGAGTCTCCGGGCCAAAGCCAATGTGAAGGCGGGTGGGGGAGTCAGTTCCCTTGAAGCCCACGGGAAGGTGCGGAACTGGTTTAAAGGTCACCACGGCCTCTTTGCGGGTTCGTCCCAAGGCCTTGCCGGAGCGCAGAATGAATGGGACACCGGCC includes:
- a CDS encoding flavin reductase family protein — its product is MSPELSVTPQQLRNVLGHFATGLTIITAATQGGPAGFTCQSFASLSLDPALVTFSPARTSSTWPLLRAAGRFTINILPAEHQHLSAQFARSGADKFAGVEYTNSPLGNPILDQALAWVDCELHQEYDGGDHTIVVGSVRALEARSEAEPLLFYKGAYAGVAPVPVLIGTNA
- a CDS encoding MFS transporter, with amino-acid sequence MRMISSPSPNSAKPAPVKLPREIKVLVAAAFMIAIGFGIVAPVLPQFAQSFDVSVTAAAVVVSAFAFTRLVFAPLSGWLVERMGERRTYIVGILIVAVSSAACAFAQNYWQLLVYRGLGGIGSTMFTVAAMGLLIRLAPPLARGRVSSLYSGSFLLGNIAGPAVGGLLAGLGLHLPFLVYAAALVLVAVLVATMLPAVVPSHARRAAAKEVLPLRTALVLPAYRAVLTSGFANGWSAFGIRMALVPLFATAALGAGPEVAGISLAVFAIGTGVALTFSGRLTDTWGRKPMILAGLAVNGLAMGALGFTGTEFWFFLVSAIAGLGSGLMGPAQQATVADIIGNERSGGKVLATFQMSSDLGAIIGPIAAGFLVDAFSYGPAFLMATAVALISFLFWLPAKDTKQDPAVLH
- the ftsY gene encoding signal recognition particle-docking protein FtsY, whose product is MNDLLPIILSIVVGLAVIGGLIPVFLKARRNSQNYTGPRDANDPAPLDAADAQGDTLVADRPDTQAPASDLETELLEPEAPAAPSLETPLPVEGRLVRLRARLSKSNNALGKGLLALLSRDTIDENVWEEVEETLLLADIGTDSTMELVDTLRDRVKVLGVRSPEHVQAMLREELIKLVDPTMDRSLNIDRHDGRPAVLMVVGVNGVGKTTTVGKLARVLVAEEKDVLLGAADTFRAAAAEQLATWGARVGVPTVKSDVDGADPASVAFEAVKAGIDQEVDVVMIDTAGRLQNKVGLMDELGKVKRVIEKQATVDEVLLVLDATTGQNGLTQAKVFAEVVNITGIVLTKLDGTAKGGIVVAIQKTLGVPVKLVGLGEGADDLAPFDAENFVDALLS
- a CDS encoding septum formation family protein; amino-acid sequence: MSDTKPAVPCTSDHTSETFRIAKLLGSLAASDSRPNSSRLAAVTSQYCTVEMLRDYLGARDRDTSSALGITAYFPETTAWSAGDRTVRCDLVVKSPGSDEPVLLTGSLQDVMATPASARLRTCYPDAPFPEPSKEPSLTVVLCSEPHVGEDINAWLNINNSNPPEAEVLGKCTPFAEEFFAPAPIPEGVAVTGIVVPGNGMSTLRCAVRSKDSKTLKGTLLHD
- the xrtS gene encoding exosortase S; translation: MTTTPAHVPVPNASNPPTNAAIRAPRPHGFPALMLFAGAAALIMFQDQLRTLEARAFAGTLQLFSDTSVYSVASMVVFRMGDNVPYGLNITALCSTAVLWVPLLAAAGLILLSGRCQRGSLVRALIVSLIIVAACNVLRFLMIVFGLVWWGQTGFDLMHHYLGSIVVIIGFVGAFIVLVMSARKSAKQSRG
- a CDS encoding glycosyltransferase family 2 protein; the encoded protein is MSFFESAQALAFVLLVTFLAYVAILLVPFLTRKQDPEGDPTLFDWHFFIPCRDEEVVIKNTVRSLVTQFPGAHIWVIDDDSEDSTAEVVVAMSRENSKIHLIQRRRPNARTGKGDALNAAYAALNAWLPATTDRTRCIVAVVDGDGELAPNALAQASGSLAFGDPTVGAAQAAVWMRNRNDPNPASGNSRLKQAMARYLVRMQDIEFRTTIAAMQSLRRHTLSVGLGGNGQFTRLSALDAVADIAKRPWHGGLLEDYELAIHIMLAGHHTVYMHDTHVSQEALPSVRRLLTQRTRWCQGGMQCSRYLKNIFVSPHFTNLGALESSYFLLIPYVQLIGLFLWPTLFLSMIGSGAVTAGSVALWLSQAWWLIPLILLTGVVPFALWGPIYRRQAEPGRNFFMGLVWGVGYWLYMYQSYVCVLRAGFRMLTGRNGWAKTRRNNESDAQLLAKEA
- a CDS encoding choice-of-anchor G family protein, producing the protein MNKTKTVRAWSGAVGTATVAALALGMLAGAPAQAAPGDVISQGSGQLLNGSLLSYPNFALDLKNGAATAINDGTTADVVANQPLDLSALGILNVGAGNIPLLGNNGIIQLGAVGQYGHAVNDGSSEAFSGLVSGAPSLVTLPGNLPVAGDPALPAARVMVGTAGLLGGADLVNIDLQVGVLAAAAKQDVDAAPVGQYNVAGVSASVGGTVIQGVANTLNPAINTLLAAVSLVGVDITNPLASGKIAITEAELLAAAGVANINALPAGTDLLQYLPQAVVAKLTKIVNDLLTSVGAAIPAGVLGIVARAALATAQGILNPLLTGLSTSLLPPLSAAVSNIAALKVNVQSTTAGTFTQTALQLSLLNGSLTTIDLASASVGPNLTTAAIPVVNKDSLAIAGGLGLIVLLGMFVVRRRRNGAASTVAMA
- a CDS encoding response regulator transcription factor; its protein translation is MNVGTIQTVATLQMAVVGCDYVTNLGLSQLLNRANYINVLASVPSLPALNSVMETSNVDLVLIDAGIPLMDLMHICRELAAAETSPTVVVMGDLPFEVTESLIFAGVSAILNNGVVAEDIPTALRMAHRGGAVLVNKGSRLALMERSNSYDIGNRVRFDGLNTRERAVALGVAEGKSNGQLASELHVSEATVKLLVSNVMGKLRVSNRVQIAVVVTKARLV